The window CTTCATCTCGACCAGCACGTAGCCCTGAAAGATCTTGGCATCGACAACCTTGCGCTTGCCGTTTTTGATCTGAATTTGCTTTTCTTTCGGCACCATGACGTCAAAGATTTTGTCGGCCATGTCGACGCCGTTGATGCGCTGGCGGATGGATTCAGCAACCTTTTCCTCATAGCCCGAGTAGGTGTGAATGGCGTACCACGAGCGAGTTGAATCGTAGCGATTTGATGACATAAATTCCCTTTCCTATTTCAAAATTTGATTAAAGCCCCAGTTGAATCCGGCGTCAAGCAGCAAGATCAGCACCACAAAGATCAACGTAAATACCAACACCGCCGCCGTCATGCTCCAGGTTGCTGAGCGAGTCGGCCAGCGCACCAGCTTGAGCTCTTGCCATGCACCCTTGAAATAACCAACGTCGCCTGATTTTTTGGCGGATTTTTTGGCCGTGGTTTTTGGCTGTTTTGGTGATGTGGTGGCCGTCTCTGTCGCTATCTTTTTCGTAGTTTTACTGGCGGTTTTTTTGACGGTTGTACTTGCTTTTGACTTATGTGGTGACGGCTGCTTCGTCTCGTCATCTTTCGCGGTGATGCGGCGAACCTTCGTCTTTGATCCTGCTGCGTTTTTTTGTGCCATAGTTTCTCCCAATTTAAAAGTCTGCTTCTTAGCAGACTGTCAAGTCTATTGTAGCGTGTCTGGGCTGTGATTGCAAGGGCGGTTTCACGCGGACGTGGGCGGGTCGGCCAGCTCAAAGCTAAAGGTTGAACCGTGATTGAGTCGGCTTTTGACAGAGATGGTGCAGCCGAGTTTGTGCGCCAATTTGCCCGCAACGTACAGTCCCAGTCCGGTGCCGCTGGTCTCGCGGGTACGATAATCCTCGGCCCGGTAAAATCGCTGGAAAATCTTTTTTTGGTCAGTCTTGCCGATGCCTATCCCAGTATCAATTACCGCAAATTGTACAACGCCGTTACGCCGGTGCATCCGCAGCGTCACCCCGCCACGAGGCGTGTATTTGATGGCGTTGATGATAAAGTTTTGCAGTAGCTCGGTCAAGTACAGCCGCGAAACCTTGATCACGCCAATCTGCGCACTCACATCGAGGTCGAACCGTAGCCCCTTCTCGGCCGCTCGCGGTGCAAACTCACTGTGTAACGTGCTAGCCAGCTCCATCAAATTAATCGTCTCCGTCTCGTCCGCCGCCCCACGTTCAGCGCGCGATAAGGTGCCAAGGTCGTTGATCATTTTAGCGAGGAACATCACTTGATCATGCGCTGCCACTAGCGCTTCGTGTACCTTTTGGGTGTAGCCTTTCTCGGCGAGCAGTCGAGCATTGTCAAGCGCTCCCTCGGCAATGGCCACCGGTGTGCGTAGTTCGTGACTAACAACGCTGATGAACTCATCACGCTCCTGTTCGAGGCTTTTTATCTTGGTGACGTCACGCAGAATCAGCACATAACCGTCAGTGCTGGAGCTGCCGCCCAAAATCGGCGCAAAGGTCGCCTCCAGTCGCAAATGATCGCCATCGCTGAGCGGCATGATCAGGTCGTCACGGGTGCGGATTGAGGGTGACTTACTGAGCTCCTCAAACACGTCGATCGGTGTACCGCTGAGAGTCTGTAATTGAAATATCTCGTTAATGTGGTGGCCATGGAGTGTGGCGTTGGTGTCCAGCAGGCCGATCATCGCCGCATTATAAATCGTGATCACGCCGTGAGCATCAGTACTCAGCACCGCATCGGTCAAGCTGTTTACCAACGTCATCATCTGGCTATGTTCTGGCGCGGCATCCATGTTCTCGTGTGCATGCTGCTGCTGACTGCGCCTCGTGCGCCACGTGCCCATCCCTTGTTTCATATGATTTAGTATAGCACATGCTACACGTGCGGTGTATGGTTTTTCAGTGCCGCTCGGTGCGTTTTGTAAGCTGGGTCGATGGCTGCAACCTCTCGCCAAAAGGCGTCGGAGTGATTCATCTGGCGGGTGTGAGACAGCTCGTGAATCAGCACATAATCAAGCAACTCAAACGGCAGGTTCATCAGCGCGATGTTCAGGCTAATCGTGCCGCGCGACGAGCAGCTACCCCAGCGGCTGGAGGCGTGCGTCAGCTTGATGGTTTGATAGGAAAAGCCATGTTCCTCAGCCAGGAATTTCAGCCGCCGTGGCAGGTAACTTCTGGCTTCCTTGCGTAGCGCTGTGATGACGACTTCGCGAATGCGCTGCTGGATGGCTGGAGTAGTAATGTCGGTGCCGGATGGCAGCTTGACGAGGATGCGGGTGCCGGAGCGCTTGATGGTGGGTTCGGCGAGCGCGGACTGGGTCTCGATAATCAGGTGGTGGCTTTTACCAATTGATTGGTCGCGCGTGTAGTAGCGACCTTGTTGATGCTCAGCCAGGAGCTCGCGAATACGCGGCCGGGAGGATCTGATGAGCAGTTTTGCTGCGAGCAGCGGTGCATACGTCGGCAAGCTAATCCGCAGCTGCCCGTTTGGCGCGACCTTTAGTGATACCTGACGCGCCAAGTGCGAGCGCCTCACCGTGATTTCGCCAAACTCAGCGTCAGTAATCGTTGGCATGTATAGCTCCTAGCTAACGCGAACGCGGCTGAGTACCGGACGCTGCGGACGGCGTTTGTGAGTATCAGCTTGGGCGGCTTGCGGCTGGGTCGGAGCAGCTGTAGTATTCGGGCGAACGTCGGCCAGGCGCTTGAGCAAGGTGCGCGCTTGGGTGTTATAGGTGTGACGACCACTGATGACGACGCATGGCTCGCTGGGGTGTGGCGATGAGAATTGTTTGATCTTGGCATCAAATGTTGCTTCGTCATTATCGTTGGCCTTGAGCCAGCGCATCTTGGCGGTCGCTAGGTCAGTCTGTACCCAGACAAAGAGAATCTTATAGCCAGCAGCGCGGGCTGTCTTGGCGAGCTCAACCCGCCAGGCTCGCTTCTCCGTTGCTCCTTCAAATACGATGGTTTGATGGGTCTTCATCAATTCTTTGAGTAGTGCACCGCTCGCATAATTAACAGCCGCCTCGTCATCAGATAATGCCACCAAGATACTGGAGTCTAAATGCGGTGCATGAAACATCTCAGAAAACTCAGCCGCGAATTGCGACTTGCCCGCCCCCGGCACGCCCACCATGGCAATGATGTGAGGAGAAGAAAGTTGCAAAGGTTTCATATATGTTAGTATACACAAAAAATCCCCCTTATCCAAGGGGGATTCTCGCCTGAAACCTCGCGCTTCAGAATATAGATTCTCGGAGCGGTCAGTCTCTTACAGGTGGCGTCGGCTGGCGACGTATGCCAGGGCTGAGGTAACCAGTGCGCCCAGACCCAGGCCGCCGAGTACTATGTCGGTCATACCAGTTCGTGGTAGTGCGGTTGGTGTTGGTGGGGTTGGGGTGGTTGGCTTTGGATTACACTCTTCGCTGTCGATACCAACGAACCGCTTGGTGTCTTCAGCTTCTTTCTTGGTAACTTCGCGGATTGTCTTGGTAGTGACGTCACAGACCTTGATCTTTTCACACTTGCTCAGATCAGTGGTGTATGGTGGCGTGTTCTCTTTGCCCTTTTCGACTTTTTCGATGACGCCAGTTTGAACGTTGCAGGCCTCGACTTTTTCTGGTACATCGACGGTTGCGTTGTCACAGCTATCTTTGTCGCCAGGAATTTCTGGGGTATCAACGCAGGCGGTGTTGACGACCTTGCCGGTAACTTGTTCTTTGATGGTTGCCGTGATGGTAAAGGTCTTTGATGCACCCTGCTTGAGTTCAGCAATTGTTGCTTTCCAGGTATTGTTCTGGAGCGTGCCCTCAGATGCTTTCAGGAAGGTAACACCTTGTGGCGCATTGTCGGTGACAACAGCGTTCTTTAGGTCAACGTTACCGGTGTTGGTGACGGTTACCTGGTATGGGAATTCGTTGCCAACTTGGACGGTCTTGTGCTTGAGGCCATCAACCTTTTTCTCGATTTTGATGCCAGGGTTAGCCTTTGGCGTTTCTGGCTGGATGGTGAACTGCTTGACACAGTCGTTGCTGGTGCGATCACCAAGGCTGGTTGTGACCTTGACGCGAGCGGTATAAGTGCCCGCTTCCTTGATGGTAGCGCTGGTCTCGCTGGTCAGCGCTGAAGTAGTGTTACTGCGTGAGAAGACTTCCTTGCCCGAAGCATCGGTGATGCTAAAGGTGTATGACTTGACAGTTGCGCCATTCTCGACTGTTGCGTGAGCCTTCAGGGCGACCGTGTTAGTCTGACGATTAATGACTGGCTGGTCAAGTGCTTTACAAGTAGCCACTGGCTGTGGTTTCGGTTTTGGTGGCACAACAACGTTGGTGGCGACAACCGGGTTACCGCACGGTGTCATGATGGCGAACTTAAAGCGGCCCTGCTCATCAAGTCGGATAAATGCCTGCTGTGCGCTACCCATGCGGCTGGCTGGGACGACCTTGGCGTTGGTGCCTGAGATCGGTGTGCCGCCGCTGATGTTGCGGATGGCTGTCCGAGCGTTGGTGGCGACAACGGTGCCGTTGTCGAGGCGAACCTCGCCGTTACGGTAGACTGCGCCATTAGCGTAGTTGCCGCTCAGCATCTCGTAGGAAATACCGAACGCGCCATAAATTGTTGATACGCCTTTGTTGAAATATCGTTCGCGCATCTCTTGTACCGACATGGTACCACAATACACCACGGCGTACTTGTCACAGTCGCGGGTATTGTCAATTGTTTCTGCGTTGGCGTAGTAGACCAGTCCTGCTCCGAAAGCAGCGACCAGCGACAGCGCCACGATCTTAAGCTTTGTACTTAATTTCATAACATCCTCCTCACTGGTTGTTTCTCCAATATTATCACACAAGCATTATTTTGTCAATAACTTATATCATATTTTTTCAAAATGGTTAGTTTGCAGAATATTTTTTTCTGTTATAATAGATACGCTAACCCGTTAGCGGGACGATAGGGGCATAGTTCATCGGCTAGAATGGCGGTCTCCAAAACCGCAGAGGTAGGTTCGACTCCTACTGCCCCTGCCACAATTTATGGCGTGACGACTTGATGAAAGTCGTTTTTTAATGGCTTGCTGTAGAATTGACGGCGCATATCAATTCGTCTCTTGTGAAAATAATACCTTGATCTCGTGAAAAATTGCCAGATGTGCTTGAAAAAGCATAAGCGGCGGTCTATACTGTAAATAAGATGAGAATTTTGATGCTAGGGTGGGAGCTTCCTCCGCACAATTGTGGCGGCCTCGGTGTGGCGTGTTACCAGATGTCAAAGGCGCTGGCAGCGCATGGTATTGCTATTGATTTTGTTGTGCCCTACACGGCCGAGCATCCGAATATTACCCATATGAACATTCATGCGGCCTCGCCGCTGCCGCCGGGCTATCATGACCTTGGGGCGTACGATCATGGTGTCACGCCAGATACTGAGGATAGCGATGAGCACGGACTTGAACCGATGCGCCGACTGCAGCGTCGCTATGGTACGTTTGTCAGGCAGTTTGCTCAGTCACGTCCACCAGATGCCATCCACGCTCATGACTGGTTGACGATGGAGGCTGGCGTGATCGCTAAGGAAGTGTCGGGTGCACCGCTGATTGTTCACGTGCATGCCACTGAGTTTGACCGCTCGGGCGAACATTCGGGTAATCCGTTGGTGCATGAGATTGAACAGCAGGGTCTGATGATGGCGGATCGAATTATTGCGGTTAGCCGTATTACCAAGGATATGATTGTCAAGAATTATCATATCCCGCCAGATAAAGTGGAGGTGGTATACAATGCGATCGACCTGGCTGACCTGCCGCCACATGAGTACGACGTAGCGACATATAAATACCTCGAGGATCTCAAGACTGATGGCTATACCATCGTTGGTGCGTTGACGCGACTGACGGTACAGAAAGGGCTGACCTACTTTGTGCGGGCAGCGGCCAGAGCGCTAGAGCGCTACGACAAGATCGCCTTTTTGCTATCGGGCGATGGCGAGCAGCGGGATGAATTGGTAGCCTTAGCCGCGCGGCTGGGCGTGAGTGACCGGGTGATTTTCACTGGTTTTGTTCGTGGCAAACAGTGGCGTGATGCCTACTATCTGATCGATATATTTATCATGAGTTCGGTATCAGAACCGTTTGGGCTGACGGCGCTGGAGGCAGCCCATCACGATACGGCGCTACTCATCAGCAAGCAGTCAGGTGTTGGCGAGGTACTTCATAACATCATGCGGTTTGACTACTGGGATGTTGATAAGCTGGCGGACGAGATCGTCAATATTGCGCGCTCGCCGGGCCTTCAGTCGGCATTAAAGCGTAATGTCAAGGATGAATACGCTCGGCTGTCGTGGCGGGATGCTGCGGAGCGGTGCGTCGCGCTGTATCAAGCATCGGCTCAAAGGAGGTGGGCATGAGCCGGGGTATCACCCTCTATCTCCACGTGCATCAGCCGTGGCGGGTGCGGCGATATAGTATTTTTGACGTGGCAGCGCGGCAC is drawn from Candidatus Saccharibacteria bacterium oral taxon 488 and contains these coding sequences:
- the secE gene encoding preprotein translocase subunit SecE; the protein is MAQKNAAGSKTKVRRITAKDDETKQPSPHKSKASTTVKKTASKTTKKIATETATTSPKQPKTTAKKSAKKSGDVGYFKGAWQELKLVRWPTRSATWSMTAAVLVFTLIFVVLILLLDAGFNWGFNQILK
- a CDS encoding M48 family metallopeptidase, with protein sequence MPTITDAEFGEITVRRSHLARQVSLKVAPNGQLRISLPTYAPLLAAKLLIRSSRPRIRELLAEHQQGRYYTRDQSIGKSHHLIIETQSALAEPTIKRSGTRILVKLPSGTDITTPAIQQRIREVVITALRKEARSYLPRRLKFLAEEHGFSYQTIKLTHASSRWGSCSSRGTISLNIALMNLPFELLDYVLIHELSHTRQMNHSDAFWREVAAIDPAYKTHRAALKNHTPHV
- a CDS encoding ATP-binding protein: MKPLQLSSPHIIAMVGVPGAGKSQFAAEFSEMFHAPHLDSSILVALSDDEAAVNYASGALLKELMKTHQTIVFEGATEKRAWRVELAKTARAAGYKILFVWVQTDLATAKMRWLKANDNDEATFDAKIKQFSSPHPSEPCVVISGRHTYNTQARTLLKRLADVRPNTTAAPTQPQAAQADTHKRRPQRPVLSRVRVS
- a CDS encoding DUF11 domain-containing protein, with product MKLSTKLKIVALSLVAAFGAGLVYYANAETIDNTRDCDKYAVVYCGTMSVQEMRERYFNKGVSTIYGAFGISYEMLSGNYANGAVYRNGEVRLDNGTVVATNARTAIRNISGGTPISGTNAKVVPASRMGSAQQAFIRLDEQGRFKFAIMTPCGNPVVATNVVVPPKPKPQPVATCKALDQPVINRQTNTVALKAHATVENGATVKSYTFSITDASGKEVFSRSNTTSALTSETSATIKEAGTYTARVKVTTSLGDRTSNDCVKQFTIQPETPKANPGIKIEKKVDGLKHKTVQVGNEFPYQVTVTNTGNVDLKNAVVTDNAPQGVTFLKASEGTLQNNTWKATIAELKQGASKTFTITATIKEQVTGKVVNTACVDTPEIPGDKDSCDNATVDVPEKVEACNVQTGVIEKVEKGKENTPPYTTDLSKCEKIKVCDVTTKTIREVTKKEAEDTKRFVGIDSEECNPKPTTPTPPTPTALPRTGMTDIVLGGLGLGALVTSALAYVASRRHL
- a CDS encoding glycosyltransferase family 4 protein, which codes for MRILMLGWELPPHNCGGLGVACYQMSKALAAHGIAIDFVVPYTAEHPNITHMNIHAASPLPPGYHDLGAYDHGVTPDTEDSDEHGLEPMRRLQRRYGTFVRQFAQSRPPDAIHAHDWLTMEAGVIAKEVSGAPLIVHVHATEFDRSGEHSGNPLVHEIEQQGLMMADRIIAVSRITKDMIVKNYHIPPDKVEVVYNAIDLADLPPHEYDVATYKYLEDLKTDGYTIVGALTRLTVQKGLTYFVRAAARALERYDKIAFLLSGDGEQRDELVALAARLGVSDRVIFTGFVRGKQWRDAYYLIDIFIMSSVSEPFGLTALEAAHHDTALLISKQSGVGEVLHNIMRFDYWDVDKLADEIVNIARSPGLQSALKRNVKDEYARLSWRDAAERCVALYQASAQRRWA